A window of Sedimentibacter sp. MB31-C6 genomic DNA:
AAAAGGAACTAAGAAATGTGAGACGTGAGATAGGAATGATATTTCAACATTATAATTTAATTGACAGGCTCACTGTAATGCAGAATGTTCTCCACGGAAGATTAGGTTATATGAATAATTTTTGTGGTATATTTGACCTTTACAGTCAAGAGGATAGAATCAGGACACTGGAAATATTAAAAAGGGTAGGTCTAGAAAATGAAGTGTTAAAAAGATCAGATCAGCTTAGTGGAGGACAAAAACAAAGGGTTGCTATTTCTAGGGCTATGGCACAAAATCCTTCTCTAATGCTTGCAGATGAACCTATCGCAAGTCTAGATCCTATATCTTCAGGTGTTGTAATGGATTATTTGCATAACATTTGTACAGAAGATGGAATATCGGCTATTGTTAGTCTTCATCAGGTAGATTTTGCATTGAAATATGCTACAAGAATTATTGGAATTAGAGAAGGTCTGATTGTATATGACGGAAAACCAGAAAATTTATCTGAAGAAATGATTAATGAAATTTATAAAAAGAATGGAAGTCAAAGTTTTGCCGATGATAAGGATGAACCTGTATATAAGAATGCAATTGCAGTTTAAAAAGAAAAGGAGAGTTTTTTAATGCAATTTCAATTAAAACATACTAAAGAGCTTATACCTCTAAAAAAAGATAGTAATTTACGTACATGGTTATTTTGGATTGTTATAATTTTTATTACTCTTGCAACAGGATATACAACTGAATTTGATGTAAGAAAGGCAATTTTAGCCATGCCGGGAATATTCAGTTTTATCGCCGAGGATTTTTTACCTCCCGATATAACAGTTGTTCCAAAATTTATGGAATCCTTAATGGATACATTTTATATGGCATTCATTTCAACAACAACGGGGGCGGTTATAAGTGTGGTTTTAGCATTGTTGTGTGCATCTCCCACTTCACCATACAGGGTAGTTGAGTTTACTATAAGAATAATTGCTTCGGCTCTTAGAAATATCCCATCTCTGGCATGGACAATCATGTTAGTTCCTGCTTTTGGAATAGGAAAAACTGTAGGTTTGATGGCGCTTCTGATTGGAGCTATAGGAAGTATGACAAGATTTTTTACAGAAACTATTGAAGAGATAGATATGGGAAACATAGAAGCAATACGCTCTGTAGGTGGTTCTTATTGGCAGGTTTTAAAATGCGGTGTTTTACCTCAATGTTATCCTGGACTTATTGCATGGACATTATACAATTTTGAATTAGGCATACGTGCTTCAACAATTATCGGAATGGTTGGCGGAGGAGGTATAGGATTTTATATTCAGTCCACCATCAAGTTGTTTCAATATGATCAGGCTATGATGGCTGTACTTGTTGTAGCTATTGTTGTATTAATTGTAGAAGCTGCATCAAAAAAGATAAGGGAGCTAATAATGTGATTAAAAATACTGTAACTAAAAATATAGATATTACATCAAAGAAACAAAAGAATTTTTTAAGAATAACAATTCTAATTGTATTTATTATATATGTAATAAGTATAGTAAACCTTGATTTAAAATTAAACCTTGGACTTGAATATTTCTTAAAAGCTGTTGATATTATGTTTAGAATGATTCATTTTGATTTAAGTGAATGGAACGATGTTATATCAGCTGCATTAACTTCTTTATCTGTAGCAGTATTGGCAACTATTATTTCAGCTGTATTTGCCTTCTTTATGAGTTTCATTGCTGCTAGCAATGTTTCAAATAGTTTCGTTTCAAAAGTATGCAAAGGAGTGGCAGCATGGATAAGGGCTGTTCCTACTATAATATGGACATTGATATTTGTAGCTTATTTAGGTCTTGGACCATTTCCTGGTGTCTTAGGACTCAGTCTTCATAGTTTTGCATATTTGTTAAAGGCGTTTTCTCAATCTATCGAAGAAGTTAAAAAAGAAAATATTGAAGCTCTGCGGGCAACAGGTGCATCATGGGTTCTCGTTATGACAAAAGCAATTTTGCCTTCTATTGTGACATCTCTTATTTCATGGATTGCACTTAGATTTGAAATCAATGTGGCAGAATCCTCTATTCTAGGTTTTGTAGGAGCAGGAGGTATTGGTCATGAGGTAAGTTCAAATATGAGGGGATTTCAATTTGAAAAGGCAGGATTTGTAGTATTGGTTGTTTTTCTTATGAGTTTTGGAATTGAAATGATTTTCCATAGGTTCAAGCTAAATGTTGATAAGAATCAATTTAAATAATAAAGTAAAAAAGAGGTAATTATGAACAAAAGTATAATGTTTAAAATATTAGCCAAAAGTTCAAGAAAAGAAATTATTGAATTATCAGAAAATATTCAAAGAAATCATGAGGTTTTAGTAATAAAGGAACCAGCAAAGACTTTAGTAATGGTTAAGATGCATGAGCCTGTAGCAAATTCTAAATTTTATTTAGGTGAAGTTATAGCGTGTGAATCATTGGTCAAAATAGATGGTAAGTCAGGAATGGCAGTTACGGCAGGAGATGATTTTGACAAGGTACTGGCCATGGCGATAATTGATGCTGCATATAATGCTAAGGTTCCTGAAATAGACTGGCTTACGGAAAAATTAAATGAGATGAATAAAATAATTGATGATAAAGAAAAAAGAGAGTCAGCAATACATCTTAAAACTAAAGTTAATTTTAGAAATATGGGGGGTAATGATTATGGTACAAAATAGCATTACTTTTGATTATGTGCATGACTGCCAGGAAACATTTAGACTTATGCTTCATGCAATATCTAATCCAGGAGAAATAGTGAATATTAAAAATCATTCGGATAAATTAAAGGATGATTTTAGTCACATGCTATTACTGGCGGTTACATTGCTTGATAAGGAAACTAGTTATTGTGTTTTAGATAATGAAGAGCTGGACAAGTTGATAGCTCAATTGACTTATGCGTATTATAAAGATGAAAATGCTGATTATATATTTGTTAGTGAAAAATATTCTTATGAAAAAATGATTGATATTTTAATAAAGTCATCTCCGGGTACATTAGTTAATCCTCATGCAAATACTACATTGATAATATGTGATGATATGCTGGGAAATCCGATTTCATTATGTCTTGAGGGGCCTGGAATTAAAGATTCAAAAACAATTGAAGTATCTGATTATATTAAGCAATGGATTTCAACAAGGGATTTAATGGAATATGAATATCCTCTAGGCGTTGATTTATTCTTTATAACCAAGGAAGGTGAATTATTGTCAATACCAAGAAAAGTTAAAATGAAAGGGTGATGTAAAATGGCATATGTAGCAGTCGCAGGCGGACAAGAAGCAATAGAAGAGTCAATTAAACTTCTTAAATATTATCGAACAGAAGGAAATAACGAGTTAGAAATAGATACCATAAAAGATAAAATGAAACTATTAGTAGATAGGGTGATGTCTGAAGCTGGTTTTTATGCTCCTGATTATGCTGCGTTGGCTTTAAAGCAATGTGAAGGAAGTTTAGAGGAAGCGGTATTTTTAATAAGGGCATATAGATCAACGTTGAGCAGAAACTATTATTCAAACACGGTATATACTGAAAACATGAGAATAATTAGAAGAATCAGTGCTGCATTTAAGGATATACCTGGGGGACAAATTTTAGGACCAACTTATGATTATACTCACAGATTATTGAATTTTGACATAATTAATGAAACAAAAGAAGAAAAGGAACAATTGCGAAAAAGTTATGATGATGTTGAATATGAAGATATAACATTTACCAGGGTTTCTGATTTACTTAGAAATGAGAATTTATTGGAAGATACAGAAGATATTTTAAGTAAACCCTTTGATGTTACGTTGAACAATCTTACTTTTCCTGCACCAAGAAGTGCAATCCTGCAAACTATGGCTCGTGCTGATACCGGTTATATATCAGGATTAGCTTATAGCTCATTGAGAGGCTTTGGGTCGGTTCATCCTACAGTAGGTGAATTAAGAACAGGCTGGGTTTCTGTTGAAGTGCCATATATGCTGTCTGAAGGTGAAAGCATTTATGTCGGAGAGATATTAGTAACAGAAGTTGAATCCTTTGTATCTGCTTCTAAAAAGACTAATAATGAACATGATGAAATAAAAGTTGGCATTGGATATGGATGTGTGTTTGGAAGAAATGAAACAAAAGCAATATCAATGTCTATTCTTGACAGAGCTTTAAAGATTGAGGGAGATTCTCCGGTCAATGATGAAGAATTTGTTTTACTTCATGGTGACAGTTTAGAAATGAATGGCTTTTTATCACATCTAAAGCTTCCGCATTATGTAACATTTCAATCTAAACTGGATCAATTAAGAAAAAAGAAAGGGGAATAATAATGACAGAGTATAATCAACATTATAATTTTGCTTTTCTTGATGAAAATTCGAAAAGGGAAATTAGAAGAGCGGTTTTAAAGGCGGTTTCAATACCAGGTTATCAAGTACCCTTTGGATCAAGAGAGTTGCCGATAGGACGAGGTTGGGGTACAGGGGGATTGCAAATTACACTTTCATTAATAGGAAGAACTGACTGTTTAAAAGTTATAGATCAAGGCAGTGACGATAGTGTTAATGCTGTAAGTATTAAAAAATTAGTGGCTATCACAACTGGTGTTGAAACAACTACTGACAGTGAATATGCAACACTTATTCAATCAAGACATAGGATACCTGAAGAAAGATTAAGAAATAATCAAATTATGATTTTACAAGTACCTAATCCTGAACCATTAAGAAGTGTTTCTCCTAGCAATAAAATAAGTAAGAAATTACATTCAGAAGCAGAATATTCAGGCATATGGTTAAATTTTTATGAAGAAATTTTAAAGTACGGACATACAGTAACAGGTGCTGATCACCCGGTTATGGTATCTGGAAGATACGTCATGAATCCAAGTCCTATTCCAAGGTTTGATAATCCTAAGATTCATCAGTCAGATTGTCTTATACTGTTTGGAGCAGGAAGAGAAAAAAGAATTTATGCGGTGCCACCATATACTAACACATCATCTCTTGCGTTTGAAGATTATCCATTTGAAATTGAAAATGTAGAAGGTAGGTCGTGTAAATTTTGTAATGCCACAGGTGTTTATTTTGATGAGGTATTTGACAGTGAAACTAATGAACATTATTTTCAGTGTTCAGATTCCGGCTATTGCAATAAAAGACGCAATAAAAAGGAGGATGTTTAGTTGAATAATCCTAAGGAAATATTAAAAGTAAAAGATTTGGAAGTTAAATTTGGAGATGGATGTGTTTATTGTTTAAACGGAGGTGTTTTGGATAAAGGGCATTGTCCTCATTGCCATACTGTATGGGCATTAAATAAGGTGTCCTTTGATTTGTATGAAGGGGAGATACTGGGAATTGTAGGTGAATCAGGTTCTGGAAAAAGCACATTGCTTAGAGCTGTGTATTTTGACAGAAAGATAAACGGAGGAGAAGCATATATATCAGATTATGGTAATGGAAAAGTAAATATATTTGATATTTCTAGTCAGAAAAAAAGGTACATTAGAAATAGTTTAATGGGTATGGTTTATCAAAACCCTATAATGGGACTTAGAATGAATTTTTCAAACGGAGGCAATATATCTGAAAAGTTAATTGCTGCAGGAAGTAGGAAAGCAGATTCTATGACTAAACGAGCTAAATATTTATTAAGTCATGTAGAAGTTCCTGTAAGTAGGATTAAGGAAGAGCCAAGGAACTTTTCAGGAGGTATGCAACAAAGGGTTCAAATATCAAAAGCTCTTGCAAATAACCCACCTATATTGTTATTAGACGAAGTCACAACAGGACTGGATCTTAGCGTTCAGGCAAGGGTTTTAGACTTGATTAAAGGAATACAACAAGAACTTGGTATAGCAATGATTGTTGTAAGTCATGATTTATCTGTTATAAGAATGATGGCAGACAGAACATTAGTAATGTTAGAGGGAAGAATTATTGAAGAGGGTTTAACTGATCAAATACTTGAAGATCCAGCTGAAGAATTTACTCAGACACTTGTTCATTCACTTTTATAGATGGGAGAATTTTATGAAAAAACAGTTACAATATATACTAAATGTAAATATTATTGCACCTGAAACAGTATTAAATAATTATGGAATTATTATTAAAGATGATCGAATTTTAGAGGTGTTGCCAATGGATAATTTGGTAGTTTCTGAAATTAACAACAATAGTAATATTTATTATGGTGAAGGAGCTTACGTTTCGGCGGGGTTTATTGATATTCATTCTGACAATATTGAAACAGTGGTTCAACCAAGACCTACAAGTGTAATAGATTTTAGATTAGCTTTAAGTGAACATGAGAAACAACTTGTAAATCAGGGTATTACTACTATGTATCATTCATTGTCTTTTTTAAGGGCTGAGGGAGCTACAATGAGAGACAAAGAAGTCAGGAAGCCAAAAAAAATGAGAGAGATGGCAGAATTGATTAAAACACTTCATGAGGAAAATCATCTAATACGCCACAGATTTCATTGTAGATATGATATAAGAAACTGTGAGGGATATGATACGTTAATGGACTATATTGATAATGACTATGTTCATTTGCTTTCTTTTATAGATCATACGCCGGGGCAAGGACAGTATAGGAACTTGATAGGTTATAGGGAAAACCTATTGAATCACCAGCCAAATTTGGGAGAAAAACAAATAGATTCTTTGATTGAGAAAAGGATGGCTGTACCAAAGTTAAGTCAAGATAAAATTGAAAAAACAGCAACCCTTGCATATAATAAAGGAATTCCAATAGCTTCACATGATGATGATAGTGAAGCCAAAGTAGAATTTGTCAATTCTATATTGAAAGCTTATATTAGTGAATTCCCTGTTGAATTAAGCATTGCTAGAAAAGCAAAAGAAGAAGGTATGTATATTGTTGTGGGAGCTCCAAATGTCTTGATAGGCAAATCACATTCAGGAAATTTAACTGCTATTGAAGCAATTTTGGATGGCTCTGCAGATATTATGGTCTCTGACTATTATCCATCTGCAATGCTTCATGCTGTATTTAAGCTTTATTTACAGTATAATGTACCTCTTTGGAAAAGTATGAACATGGTTACTTTAAATCCTTCTAAGGCGGTAGGTATTGACAAGGATTTTGGTTCTGTTGAAAAGGGTAAAAAGGCGGATTTATTACTAATTAAATTAATAGATGAAAAACCTGCAATTACAAAGGTGTTTGTAGATGGACAATTAGTTTCTGAATTGAATTACAGGAGGTTAAAATATGCTTAAAGTAAATAAGTTAACAAAAGAGTTCAAAATGCATATTAGGGACGGCCTTGTTATTGAAGGATTCAATGATGTGACATTTACAGCACATGAAGGTAAACTGTTGGCTATAACAGGTGCTAGTGGTATTGGAAAGTCAACTCTTATTAAATGTATTTATAGAACATATAGACCTACTCAAGGTTCAGTTATTTATACAAAGAGTGATGGAACTGAGGTTAATTTGGCAAAGGCTGATGATCAGACTATATTAAAGCTAAGAAAGTCTGAAATAGGATATATTTCACAATTCTTAAATGTTATTCCTAGAGTTTCTGCACTGGATATTTTGACTAGTAGACTTTCTTCTAAATTATTTATAGAAACAGAAGCAAGAAGAATGGCTGAGTACTATCTGACAAAAGTAGGAATAAGCAAGACACTTTGGAATATGTACCCATCAACTTTTAGTGGTGGTGAAAAACAAAGGCTTAATATCCTTTTGGCTCTTGCAGCTAAACCTAAATTATTATTGTTAGATGAACCAACAGCATCCTTAGATATTAATTCTAAGGAAATTATTTTTGAGCTTATCTCAGATGCGAAAAAATCAGGAACAATAATGATTGGTGTTTTTCATGACAAGGATGCTATAAAAGCTTTGGCAGATAGCAGGTTTGACATGCTTGAGAATAAATTAGTTGCAGTTTCATAATAGTGATGAATGAAGGTGATTATATGAAAGTAGATTTGCATATTCACACAAATATATCAGACAGTGATTATTCAATAGAAGAAACTATTCGTATTGCCAAAGAAAATAAATTGAAATATATTGGTATAGTGAATCATGATACAGTAAAAGGATTAAAAGAAGCTATAGAAATAGGCAAGAAAAAGGAAGTTTGTATAATTCCAGGAATAGAAATTTCCGCGTATGACTTTAAAAGAAATAAAAAGGTTCATATATTAGGTTATAACTTTAATTTAAAGGCCGAAAATATTAAAGCATTGTGTAATCCGATAATTGAACGAAGAAATATCAACAGCATACGACAAATCAATATTTTAAGGAAAAATAATTATGATATAAGTATTGAAGAAGTACAGGATAAAGCAAAGTTCAGTACGTGTATATACAAACAACATATTATGGCAGTACTGATGGACAAAGGATACTGTTCTGAAATTTATTCTAATTTATATTGTAAGCTGTTTAAAAATGGTGGTATATGTTCAGGTGACATCGAATATGTTGATGCCTTTAAGGCTGTCGAAGCTATTAAAAATGATGAAGGCAAGGCAATTCTTGCTCATCCAGGACAACTAGATTCATATGAAATAATGGATGAACTGTGGAAGAGAGGTTTAGATGGTATAGAGCTGTATCACGAGGATCATAGTGCTGAAGATCTTATTAAAATACTAGAATATTCAGTAAATCACTCGGTTATATTAACTGGAGGAAGTGATTTTCACGGTACATATAGCGAAAATCATTCTTGTATAGGTAATATTACAGTTCCAGTCAACTTTGTGAGTCAGTTATTATAACCGGTAATTCAAATCTATTAGAAATTTTAGAAAGCATATCATTGAACTAGTAGTCACATTATGATATAATTACATACTAGAAAAGTATTTATGGAAGTAATTACAATGTAGGGGACGCATTGTATGCGTACCGCGAGATGCATACAATGTATCCCCTACATTTATTTTAAATTATGAACTGATATAGTAAGAGGCTGTTGTTAGGATATAGATTTTTGATGATAGAGAGATAAAAAAAGGAGATTAAATTAATGGCATATTTATTAAAACCATTTAACAATGGAAAAATTAATTTAAAAAACAGGCTGGTAATGCCGCCAATGGCTACTGCAAAGGCATACAATGATGGAAGGATTAGCCAAGACATACTAAATTATTATGATGAAAAATCAAAGGGTGGATACATTTCATTGATTATAATTGAACATAGCTTTATTTCAGAAGATGGCAAAGCATCCCTAAATCAGCTTTCTATTGCTGATGACAGTTTAATTAATGATTTAAAAAAGTTATCTAAAATTATACATAAGAATGGTTCTAAAGCAGTAATGCAAATTAATCATGCTGGAAGTTTAGCAAGAAATGAGGTCAACGAAAACCCTGTCGGACCGTCAGCAATATTAAATCCGAGAAAGTTGACAGGTATAATGCCAAGAGAACTTACAAAAGATGAAATTAAAGAGATTATCAATAGTTTTAAAAAGTCTGCAAGTCGTGTAAAAGAAGCCGGCTTTGATGGTGTAGAGATACATTCAGCTCATAGTTATCTTTTGAATCAGTTCATATCTCCTATGACAAACAAGAGAAATGATGAATATGGTGGCAATATACAAGGAAGAATTAAAATTCATTTAGAAGTTATTAAGGCAGTAAGAGAGGCTGTTGGAGAAGAGTTTCCTGTAGTGATTCGTCTTGGTGCTACAGATGACAATACTGTAGGATTAACATTGGATGATGCTGTTGAAGCCGCACTTAGTTTTGAAAAAGCTGGAGTGGATATGGTTGACATTTCAGGTGGAATGTGTGGTTATATACTTCAAAACAGCAATGAACAAGGATATTTTTCAACTCAATCTTATGAGATTAAGAAAGCCGTTAAAATTCCTGTAATATTAACAGGGGGAGTAACAGACCCTGTTAGTGCAGAAAGACTGCTTGAGGATGAAAAGGCAGATTTTATTGGTGTAGGCAGGGCTATATTGAAAGATTCTCTTTGGGCAAAAAATGCAGTAGAAAAATTACGAAATTAATGCTTTTCTGAATTTGGTTAGGAGCAATATGATGAAAGAAGACATATTTTTCAATGAAAACATGCCATTTTTTGTTAAGATACAGGCGATAAAAAGATATCCAATACATTGGCATGAAGATGTTACGGAAATATTGATTCCAATTAAAGGTACCATAAACGTTGTAGCAAATCATGAACGAGTATTAGTAAAAGAAAATGATTTTATTTTTATAAACAACAATTCTTTTCATTCTATACAAAGTAAAGAAGAAGCAATAGTTGCCAGTATTCATATAGACTTAAATTTTTTTGAAACAAAATATGAATTTATTAAATACATGTATTTCAGAAACAACATGTATTCTAAATACTATGCAAAAATTGAAAGTGACAATTTTGATTTTAGCAAAAAAGCTTCTAAAAAAATGTTTATGAATAAACTTATAGGAGTAATAATAGATACTGTTTCTAATAATGAATCATTAGCTAAAATTTCATATTTTTATATAGAGCAAATAGTTGAATCAATGGTAAAAGACTTCAACTGGCTTCAATTTCTTAAATCAGATAAAATTAAAAAAGAAAACCTTGATAGGTATTACAGGATTGTTAGATTCATTAGAGATAATATTAACAAAAAAATTTCGCTAAATGACATTATATCAATGGAATACATATCGAAAAACTATTTTTCTCATTTTTGGAAGGACCTTTGCGATTTTAGCTTTAGTGAAAGAGTAAATTTTGAGAAGGTTTTTGAATCTGAATTTATGTTACTTACCACAGACATGAACATCGCTTCCATTGCAGAAGAACTTAATTTTTCAGACGCAAAATATTACTACAATCATTTTAAAAAATGGTATGGTTGTACTCCATTAATGCACAGAAGGCGTTGTTTTTCTTATATGAAATCGGATATGGAATATTATAAACTGCCAAATGATAGGGCAGCTGAGCTTATTGTCGATTATATAAATTATCATTCTTTGTCATCATACGAAGATTTATCTAGATTTAGCTATGATAAATATACAATAATTGAAAGAATATTCTCATTAGATATAGATTTTTTCTCTAATGAAAATATGAGCATAGTATTAGACCTGTTTAAATATGTAAGAGTAGAAAATGATAATATAAAAATAAATTGGTATATTATATTTCAAACTATATTGATTTCTTATGCCAAAAATTTAGACATGACAGTAAAAATAGATTTTACTTATACAGATGAAATAGACTTTTTATCCGTAATAAGTGAATTTTTTAAGTTCAGTTTGTTTCATTTTGATAAAAGCATAATTAATAAGTGGGATTACTTCATTAAATATGATGAAAGTATTACTACAGATTATATTAAGAATATAAAGACAATAATTAAGAGCAACGTTGACAAGGCAACATTTAAATATTATTTTGAAATTTAATGCTAAAGATGTTGCAATTATAGATTTGTTGTATTAATAGATGTAGATAAAAAAACAGTATTCGACTTGTCGAATACTGTTTTTAAAATCACGTTGTATTTTCACCAAAAAGAGAAAATACACAAAATTATTACATGGCGTACTATTTTGACAACAATGATTCTGCTGCACTGTAACCAGCGAATCTTCCTGAATTTACAGACCAACCTAACATGCATCCAGGCATTGCTTCAATACCGTTTGCTCCGCCAACAACTTCTCCTGCTGCAAATAAGTTTGGAATAATTCCATCTGAATTACTTTTAACTTCTAAATCAGTATTTACATCAACACCACCAAGTGTAGTAGCAAAACGTAATCTTTGTTCTACTATATAGAATTTACTGTCTGTATCCAAAGTAAATAATTCTTCTCTACCAAATTCTGCATCTTCGCCAGCTTCAACCATTCCATTCCAATTAGAAACTGTATCTGCTAACACTGCTGAGTCAATACCTGCAAGCTCAGCTGCTTCCTCTAAAGTTCCACGAGTAAATATTGGTTTCCCACCTTCTTTACTAAACCATTCTTCCTGCTCTTCATAAGTTACGCGACCTGCAGGAGAAGGATAATCATTAACAAGTTCACTCCACATATCAAATGCCGTTTGATCCATTACCAAATATATCATTTGATCTGTTTGGGGAATCGTAGCTTTCTTAATAGAAACAAAATCTAAATTTTCATCCACAACACGCTGACCTTCTTTATTAACATAAATAGCACCTGTATTATTTGTAGTTGTTAAACAAGATGTAGGGTCAGCTCGTCCAGCATTTGTGCCTTCCATTGATATACCTTGCGGATACATTTTAGCATAATCCATAAGTACTAATTTAGCGCCAATTGCTTCTGCCATTTTGTGGCCATCTCCTGTAGATGAAGCAACACCGTAAAATACCGCATTAGCTATGTCATCAGTTAACATATCTAAATTATTTCCAAAGCCACCTGAAGCAAGAATAGTCTTTTTAGCTTTAATTGTTATTTCATTTCCATGCTTATCTTCAGCCTTAACTCCAGCTACAGCATCATCATCCATGATGAATTCAGTAGCTTTTGTTTCTAACAAAAGATTACCGCCAGCTTTTTCAAATTCATCTGCTAAAGTATTAGTTAACCCTGTAGAACCACCTTCTACAATAAAAAATCTTTGTACTGTATGTTCTGGAAAATCACTTGGGTATCTGTCATATATTGGCACATTTAGATCATTGATTAACCAATCCAAAGTTTCACCCATATTGTTAGCCATTAATCTTACTAACTCAGGATTATTTGTGTTTTCTCCACCTCTCATAATATCTTTATATATTAAATCTGGTGAATCACCTGTTAATCCAAGAGATTTTT
This region includes:
- a CDS encoding phosphonate C-P lyase system protein PhnL, with amino-acid sequence MLKVNKLTKEFKMHIRDGLVIEGFNDVTFTAHEGKLLAITGASGIGKSTLIKCIYRTYRPTQGSVIYTKSDGTEVNLAKADDQTILKLRKSEIGYISQFLNVIPRVSALDILTSRLSSKLFIETEARRMAEYYLTKVGISKTLWNMYPSTFSGGEKQRLNILLALAAKPKLLLLDEPTASLDINSKEIIFELISDAKKSGTIMIGVFHDKDAIKALADSRFDMLENKLVAVS
- a CDS encoding PHP domain-containing protein; this encodes MKVDLHIHTNISDSDYSIEETIRIAKENKLKYIGIVNHDTVKGLKEAIEIGKKKEVCIIPGIEISAYDFKRNKKVHILGYNFNLKAENIKALCNPIIERRNINSIRQINILRKNNYDISIEEVQDKAKFSTCIYKQHIMAVLMDKGYCSEIYSNLYCKLFKNGGICSGDIEYVDAFKAVEAIKNDEGKAILAHPGQLDSYEIMDELWKRGLDGIELYHEDHSAEDLIKILEYSVNHSVILTGGSDFHGTYSENHSCIGNITVPVNFVSQLL
- a CDS encoding NADH:flavin oxidoreductase, which codes for MAYLLKPFNNGKINLKNRLVMPPMATAKAYNDGRISQDILNYYDEKSKGGYISLIIIEHSFISEDGKASLNQLSIADDSLINDLKKLSKIIHKNGSKAVMQINHAGSLARNEVNENPVGPSAILNPRKLTGIMPRELTKDEIKEIINSFKKSASRVKEAGFDGVEIHSAHSYLLNQFISPMTNKRNDEYGGNIQGRIKIHLEVIKAVREAVGEEFPVVIRLGATDDNTVGLTLDDAVEAALSFEKAGVDMVDISGGMCGYILQNSNEQGYFSTQSYEIKKAVKIPVILTGGVTDPVSAERLLEDEKADFIGVGRAILKDSLWAKNAVEKLRN
- a CDS encoding AraC family transcriptional regulator, encoding MKEDIFFNENMPFFVKIQAIKRYPIHWHEDVTEILIPIKGTINVVANHERVLVKENDFIFINNNSFHSIQSKEEAIVASIHIDLNFFETKYEFIKYMYFRNNMYSKYYAKIESDNFDFSKKASKKMFMNKLIGVIIDTVSNNESLAKISYFYIEQIVESMVKDFNWLQFLKSDKIKKENLDRYYRIVRFIRDNINKKISLNDIISMEYISKNYFSHFWKDLCDFSFSERVNFEKVFESEFMLLTTDMNIASIAEELNFSDAKYYYNHFKKWYGCTPLMHRRRCFSYMKSDMEYYKLPNDRAAELIVDYINYHSLSSYEDLSRFSYDKYTIIERIFSLDIDFFSNENMSIVLDLFKYVRVENDNIKINWYIIFQTILISYAKNLDMTVKIDFTYTDEIDFLSVISEFFKFSLFHFDKSIINKWDYFIKYDESITTDYIKNIKTIIKSNVDKATFKYYFEI
- a CDS encoding FAD-dependent oxidoreductase; its protein translation is MNQKRRSILTMIVVILTIMLTACQSSPADQPVDSTVDSGISGDFTGTAKGFGGEVKVTLTIDGDKIINVKAEGEKETPAIGGKALESIAKDIVDKNSIQVDAFTGATITSDAVLEAAALALETSGLTINDLAKVEVSNVEVQTEYETDILVIGAGGAGLTAANAAQEKGIKDIIVIEKMPFVGGATAQAGGFVGGGSELQKSLGLTGDSPDLIYKDIMRGGENTNNPELVRLMANNMGETLDWLINDLNVPIYDRYPSDFPEHTVQRFFIVEGGSTGLTNTLADEFEKAGGNLLLETKATEFIMDDDAVAGVKAEDKHGNEITIKAKKTILASGGFGNNLDMLTDDIANAVFYGVASSTGDGHKMAEAIGAKLVLMDYAKMYPQGISMEGTNAGRADPTSCLTTTNNTGAIYVNKEGQRVVDENLDFVSIKKATIPQTDQMIYLVMDQTAFDMWSELVNDYPSPAGRVTYEEQEEWFSKEGGKPIFTRGTLEEAAELAGIDSAVLADTVSNWNGMVEAGEDAEFGREELFTLDTDSKFYIVEQRLRFATTLGGVDVNTDLEVKSNSDGIIPNLFAAGEVVGGANGIEAMPGCMLGWSVNSGRFAGYSAAESLLSK